The genomic interval TGCCGGACACCGTCTGGGGAATAGTCGGCAAAGTAGATCAATCGCGCGAAAATCCGACCTTTCTGGTGGACAGCTGGGTGAATCCCGACGAACTGCAGGCTAAATCCATACGGGAAGTGCATATAACGCTCGACCCCGCTGTGCAGGACGAAAAACAACTTATTCCGCTGCGGGATTTTTTGTTTGAATCTTCCGGCGGATGTTCAGTATATTTGCATATTGAAGCCGGTCGGCCCTTTGTCGTAAAAGCGGCGAACCAGATTCAGGTGCCCTCCGACGATGATTTCATGGAAGAGGTGCTCACGATTCCCGGCGTCCTGCAGGCCTGGAAAGAATAATCCTTAAGGAAGGTTTCATGCTTCAATCGATATTTTATTCGCTCGCGTCCCTGGTCTCGGTGTACTCCTTCGTGTGCCTCCTGCGCATCCTCATGTCGTGGATGCCCCAGCTGGAATACAGCCCCGTCGGCCGCTTCATCGCCGGGCTCTGCGACCCCTATCTCAACTGGTTCAGGCGCTTCTCGTTCACCAGGACGGGAATGGTGGACTTCTCGCCCATCCTCGCGCTGGGAACCCTTTCCATCGCTTCGATGACCCTCACGACGCTCGCGGCGACCGGCCGGATCAGCCTCGGCGTGATTCTCGGCGGGGTGTTGCAGGTGCTCTGGTCCTTCTTCAGCTTCATTCTCAACATCCTGATTCTCTTCCTGATAATAAGACTGATATACGATATCATGAGCCGCTACAGCTACTCCCAGTTCTGGACGATGCTCGACCGCTTCCTGAATCCCCCCATTTCCAAGGTTACCTCCTTCTTCATGCGCGGACGCACCCTGAGCTACCGCATGTCCCTCATTCTGACGCTCGCAGTCATGATAGTCCTCAGAGGCGGTCTGGAAGTAGCGTTCCGGTATCTGCTCGCCCTCCTGTATTCCCTTCCGGTCTAAATGCGCGTACGGGAGATCCAGGTTCCCGCCTCCCGGGTACGGGGGGTAGGCCCCGCAACGGCGAAGCTCCTCGCGAATCTGGGTATTCTCACCGTAGGCGATCTGTTGTCCTGGTGGCCCCGCGAATGGGACGACAGAACGGTCAGAACTTTTTTCTCCTCTTGGTCTGAATCAGCTAAAATAAACGTCCTCGCAAAGGTGACCGCCCATGAGTGGTTCGGCTACGGGAGGATGAAAACCCTGAAGCTCATCGTAGAGGATGCCGAGGGAACGGAAGCGGAACTCGTCTGCTTCAACCGGCCCTTCCTTGAGCGGCTCTATCCGCCGGAAACAGAAATCGCCGTCAACGGGCGCTTTCAGCCGAAATACGGCCGCCTTCAGTCTTCTGCGTTCGATATAGAAGCCGCCGAGGACGCTCCGGCGAAGGTTCTTCCCGTTTACTCGCTCACAGCCGGCATCGCCCAAACGCAGATGCGGAAGATCATCGCGGCGGCCCTCGAAGAATACGGACGGGGAATCGATTCCGAACTGCCGGAAAAAGTGCGGAAATCGGAAGGCTTGCCGGAGAAGGCCGCCATACTCAGGACTATGCACGCTCCCGCATCCATGCAGGAAGCCGAGGCCGCGCGGGACGCGCTTATTTTCGAGGAGCTTTTCTTCTTCCAGTACGCGGTCGGCAAAGGCTCGCTCAAGAGGAGAGGACGCCTTCCGGCCGTCGACTCAGGATCGGCCGAAACCGGTTCAGAAGACGGGAAGCCGAACAGCGGAGAGGCTGCAGGCGCGCGCGAAGAAGCTCCCCTAAGCCCCCTGCAAAAGCATCTTCTTGAGCGCATCCCCTTCTCCCTGACTCCCG from Teretinema zuelzerae carries:
- a CDS encoding YggT family protein, whose amino-acid sequence is MLQSIFYSLASLVSVYSFVCLLRILMSWMPQLEYSPVGRFIAGLCDPYLNWFRRFSFTRTGMVDFSPILALGTLSIASMTLTTLAATGRISLGVILGGVLQVLWSFFSFILNILILFLIIRLIYDIMSRYSYSQFWTMLDRFLNPPISKVTSFFMRGRTLSYRMSLILTLAVMIVLRGGLEVAFRYLLALLYSLPV